The following DNA comes from Streptomyces globosus.
CGGACGAGGGCCTGGTCCGCGGTCGTACGGGACTGGGCCCACAGGACGACGGCCCGGGGGCCGGTGCGCCGTACGGCGTCGTGCAGGGCCTCTGCGGGGAGCGCGGCGCCGAACATGCGGGTCGGGATGCCGCGCTCGCCGAGGGCCGCGTTCAGTGCCTCGACGGGCAGGGTGTGCTGCTCCCCGGGAACGCAGGCGAGGAGGACGGGCGGGGTGTGCGGGGGCGCGGGCCGGGGCCGGACCCGGTGCAGGGCCTGCGAGACGTGCCAGGACAGCAGGTGCTCGACCTCCACGTACCGCTCCCCGGCGGTGGCCCACTTGCGGCCCACCGCGTGCAGGGTGGGCGCTATCACCTCCTCCCAGGCGGTGACGAGGCCGTGCTCGGCCAGGGCCGCGTCGAGCAGCTCCGCCACGGTCGGCGCGTCCAGGCGTACGGCCGCCCGGGACAGGCCGCGGCACTCCGGCCGGACCGCCCCCAGCGGCAGGCCCCCGCCGGGCCCTCCCGGGGCCTCCTCCGGAGCGGGGGCCGGCGCCGCGGCGGGGCGGGTGGGCCCGCCGGCGCCGCCGAGCGCGGTGCGGGCGGCCTCCGCCGGCGGGACGCCCTGCGCGGTGAGCCGGCACATCAGCTCCAGGCGGGCGATGTCCTGCGGGGTCCAGCGGCGGTGCCGGCCGTCCTCGCGGTGGGCCGGGCCGATGGCGTAGCGGCGCTCCCAGGAGCGGACCGTCGTCGGGGAGACGCCGAGGCGGCGGGCCACCGCGCCGGTGCTCAGGGCGGCCTCGGGCGGGGCCGGCCGAGGCGCCTCCGCCGCCCCCTCGGGCGGCGGGGGTGCGGGCTGCGCCGGGGATGCCGGGGGCGTGGCGTCCATCTCCCTCACGATACGGCCCGCCGGTTCACTCGGAGCCCCGGCCGCGGCGGAAGCGGTCGAGGCCGTCGGCGAGCCCGATCAGGGGCGCGGGATAGTCGTACCGGGCCCGCTCGGCCTCCGGGAGCCGCCACGGCTCGTGCACCTGCGGCGCGGGCAGGCGGGCGAGCTCGGGCACCCAGCGGTGCACGTACCGGCCCTCGGGGTCGAAGCGGAGCCCCTGGCGGACCGGGTTGAGGACCCGGTTGGGCCGGGTGTCGGTGCCGGTCCCGGCGACCCACTGCCAGTTGAGCTGGTTGTTGGCGAGGTCGCCGTCGACGAGGAGGTCGAGGAAGTGCCGGGCGCCGATCCGCCAGTCCACGTACAGGGTCTTGGTGAGGAAGCTCGCGGCGAGGAGGCGGCCGCGGTTGTGCATCCAGCCCTCGTGGCGCAGCTGGCGCATCGCCGCGTCCACGACCGGGTAGCCGGTGCGGCCCTCCTTCCAGGCCTCGGTCTCCTCCTCGGCGTCCCTGCCGCTGCGCCAGCGGTCCCCGCGCGCCCGGTAGTCGCGCCAGGCGCAGTCGGGGCGGGCGGCCAGCACCTGGTGGTGGAAGTCGCGCCAGCACAGCTGGCGGACGAAGGCGTCCGTCCCGGTCCCGCCGGCCGCGCGGGCCCGCTGGACGGCCTCGGTGGCCGAGAGGGTGCCGAAGTGCAGGTGCGGGGAGAGGCGCGAGGTGGCGTCGCCGGCGAGGTCGTCGTGGGCCTCCTCGTAGCGGGCGGCGCCGCTGCGGAGCCAGCGCGTCAGGAGGGCGCGCGCCTCGCGCTCGCCGCCGGCGGCCAGGCCCGGGGAGACGCCCGCGGCGCCACTGCGGCGGGGCAGCGGCTCCGAGCCCGGTCCGTCGGGGACGGGCACCGTGCGCGGGGCGGCGAGCACCGGGCGCAGCGGGAGGTCGGCCCAGCGGCGGAAGTAGGGGGTGAAGACGGCGAAGTGGTCCGAGGAGGCGGGCAGCACCGCCCCGGGGGCGGCGGCGGTGATGACCGCCTCGTGGACGTAGAGCCGGCGGCCCTCCGCTTCGAGGGCGGCCCGCAGGCGCTCCTCGCGGGCGCGGGCGTGGTTGCTGACCCCGGCGGCCATGTGGACCTCGTCGGCGTCGCACTCGCGGACCAGGGCGCACACCTCGCGGGTCACGTCGCCGGAGCGCAGGACGAGGCGGCCGCCGCGGTCCCGGAGGGCGGCGTCGAGATCTGCCAGGCAGTCGGCGAGGAAGGCCAGCCGGTTGGGGGCGGCGAAGCCCGCGGCGTCGACGGCGCGGTCGCGGACGAAGAGCGGGACGACCCGGTCGCAGGAGGAGAGGGCCGCGCGCAGCGGCGGGTGGTCGTGCAGGCGCAGGTCGGAGGTGAACAGGACCACCGCGACGTTCATGGCTTCGGGCTCCGCTCCGGGTCGTGCGGGGATCCGGGAGGATTCCCCTCGCCCCCTCCTTCGGCCGGGGCGCGGCCCGCGGATGCGCCGGCCGGGGCGGCGGGCTGCTCCTCCAGGCGGCTCGCGGCGTTGGCGATGTTGCGGGCCATTCCGCCGAAGACGACGGCGTGGAAGGGGGAGACGCCCCACCAGTAGAGGTGGCCGAGCAGGCCGTGGGGGTGGAACAGGGCGCGCTGCCGGTAGCGGGACCGCCGGCCGG
Coding sequences within:
- a CDS encoding cryptochrome/photolyase family protein produces the protein MNVAVVLFTSDLRLHDHPPLRAALSSCDRVVPLFVRDRAVDAAGFAAPNRLAFLADCLADLDAALRDRGGRLVLRSGDVTREVCALVRECDADEVHMAAGVSNHARAREERLRAALEAEGRRLYVHEAVITAAAPGAVLPASSDHFAVFTPYFRRWADLPLRPVLAAPRTVPVPDGPGSEPLPRRSGAAGVSPGLAAGGEREARALLTRWLRSGAARYEEAHDDLAGDATSRLSPHLHFGTLSATEAVQRARAAGGTGTDAFVRQLCWRDFHHQVLAARPDCAWRDYRARGDRWRSGRDAEEETEAWKEGRTGYPVVDAAMRQLRHEGWMHNRGRLLAASFLTKTLYVDWRIGARHFLDLLVDGDLANNQLNWQWVAGTGTDTRPNRVLNPVRQGLRFDPEGRYVHRWVPELARLPAPQVHEPWRLPEAERARYDYPAPLIGLADGLDRFRRGRGSE
- a CDS encoding MerR family transcriptional regulator; the encoded protein is MDATPPASPAQPAPPPPEGAAEAPRPAPPEAALSTGAVARRLGVSPTTVRSWERRYAIGPAHREDGRHRRWTPQDIARLELMCRLTAQGVPPAEAARTALGGAGGPTRPAAAPAPAPEEAPGGPGGGLPLGAVRPECRGLSRAAVRLDAPTVAELLDAALAEHGLVTAWEEVIAPTLHAVGRKWATAGERYVEVEHLLSWHVSQALHRVRPRPAPPHTPPVLLACVPGEQHTLPVEALNAALGERGIPTRMFGAALPAEALHDAVRRTGPRAVVLWAQSRTTADQALVRSLARIEWGLRGARTQSALLLAGPGWGAGTPVPGTVRLHGLRSALAVIGAQAPPPAGCAAAGAAPCAYGS